A stretch of the Malus sylvestris chromosome 10, drMalSylv7.2, whole genome shotgun sequence genome encodes the following:
- the LOC126585944 gene encoding transcriptional corepressor SEUSS-like — MVPSGSSTPIGGAQSVSPSLLRSNSGMLGGQGSQSAFPSLASPRTQYGNMNMLGNVANVSSLLSQSYGNGISNPGLSGPGSSQRGVMDTGAESDPLSGVGNGMGFNAPSSSYGASNMANPGTSGQGQGQGQGQQFSNPSGNQLLTEQQQQQLETQNFQHGQQPMQQFSSPHNTQQQQHQFQAIRGGLAGVGSVKLEPQLTNDQHGQQQQLQSLRSLPVKMEPQQLQTMRSLPPVKLEPQHSDQPLFLHQQQQQQQQQQILHMSRQSSQNAQMNIMHQQRLLQLQQHHQQQHNQQQQQHQQHQQHQQQQFLKAIPQQRPQLQQQFPQQNLPMRSPAKPVYEPGMCARRLTHYMYQQQHRPEDNNIEFWRKFVAEYFVPHAKKKWCVSMYGTGRQTTGVFPQDVWHCEICNRKPGRGFEATVEVLPRLFKIKYESGTLEELLYVDMPREYHNSSGQIVLDYAKAIQESVFEQLRVVRDGQLRIVFSPDLKICSWEFCARRHEELIPRRLLIPQVSQLGAAAQKYQAATQNASSNISLPEIQNNCNMFVSSARQLAKTLEVPLVNDLGYTKRYVRCLQISEVVNSMKDLIDYSRETGTGPMESLAKFPRRTSASSGFHSRAQQSEEQMQQQQQQQTIGQNSNGDPGSVQAAATQIAVSNGIASVNNAPNTASTSTSASTIVGLLHQNSMNSRQQSSMNNANSPYGGSSVQIPSPVSASAIPQMQPNPSPFQSPTPSSNNPSQTSHGANHMSTANSPANISVQQPTLSGEADPSDSQSSVQKLIHEMMMSNQLNGPGSMVGAGSLGNDVKNVNGILSTSNNTGLNGMTNNSSGIGGAGFGSMGGGLGQQPAMANGIRAAMGNNSVMNGRIGMASMAREQSMHHQQQDLGNQLLSGLGAVNGFNNLQFEWKHSP, encoded by the exons ATGGTACCTTCGGGGTCGTCCACTCCAATTGGTGGTGCCCAGTCTGTTTCACCTTCACTTTTGCGTTCAAATTCTGGAATGTTGGGAGGTCAAGGTTCCCAGTCGGCTTTTCCCTCGCTTGCCTCACCCCGTACTCAATACGGTAATATGAATATGCTTGGCAATGTAGCCAATGTGTCTTCTCTCCTTAGTCAGTCGTATGGAAATGGAATTTCGAATCCGGGCCTCTCTGGTCCTGGTAGCAGCCAACGTGGAGTTATGGATACTGGTGCTGAATCGGATCCACTTTCTGGTGTTGGCAATGGAATGGGTTTCAATGCACCTTCTTCATCATATGGTGCATCAAACATGGCTAATCCTGGTACGTCTGGTCAAGGGCAAGGGCAAGGGCAAGGGCAACAATTTTCAAACCCTTCTGGTAACCAACTGTTGACAgaacaacagcagcagcaacTTGAAACACAGAATTTCCAGCATGGTCAGCAGCCAATGCAACAGTTCTCATCCCCTCACAATACGCAGCAGCAGCAACACCAATTTCAGGCTATTCGAGGAGGCTTAGCTGGTGTTGGGTCGGTAAAGTTAGAGCCCCAATTGACAAATGATCAACATGGACAGCAGCAGCAGTTGCAGTCTTTAAGGAGTCTTCCAGTGAAAATGGAACCACAGCAACTTCAAACAATGAGGAGCTTGCCACCTGTAAAATTGGAACCCCAACATTCCGATCAGCCATTGTTTTTGCATcaacagcagcaacaacaacagcaacaacaaatCCTCCACATGTCAAGGCAGTCTTCTCAGAATGCCCAGATGAACATTATGCATCAGCAGAGATTATTGCAGTTACAACAACACCATCAACAGCAACATAACCAGCAACAGCAACAACACCAGCAACACCAGCAACACCAGCAGCAGCAATTCTTGAAAGCAATACCTCAACAGCGCCCCCAATTACAGCAGCAGTTTCCACAGCAGAATCTGCCCATGAGATCTCCTGCAAAACCAGTATATGAGCCTGGAATGTGTGCTCGGCGTTTGACACATTATATGTATCAGCAACAACATAGGCCTGAA GACAACAACATTGAGTTCTGGAGAAAATTTGTTGCTGAATATTTTGTACCCCATGCGAAGAAGAAGTGGTGTGTTTCTATGTATGGAACTGGCCGACAAACAACTGGCGTTTTTCCTCAG GATGTATGGCACTGTGAAATATGCAATCGCAAGCCTGGGCGTGGCTTTG AAGCGACTGTTGAGGTTCTTCCCCGGCTTTTTAAAATCAAGTATGAAAGTGGTACTTTGGAGGAGCTTCTTTATGTTGATATGCCGCGTGAGTATCATAATTCATCTGGCCAGATTGTGTTAGACTATGCTAAAGCGATACAagaaagtgtttttgagcaaCTTCGTGTTGTTCGGGATGGTCAACTTCGGATAGTATTCTCTCCAGATCTGAAG ATATGCTCTTGGGAATTTTGTGCAAGGCGCCATGAAGAGCTTATCCCTCGAAGATTACTGATACCTCAG GTTAGTCAGCTTGGTGCTGCAGCTCAAAAATACCAGGCTGCTACTCAAAATGCATCATCCAACATATCTCTTCCAGAGATACAAAATAATTGTAATAT GTTTGTATCGTCAGCTCGACAGTTGGCAAAAACCTTGGAAGTACCATTAGTAAATGATTTAGGTTATACAAAGCGATATGTAAGGTGTCTTCAG ATATCAGAAGTAGTTAATAGTATGAAAGACTTGATTGATTACAGCCGAGAGACAGGGACTGGACCTATGG AGAGCTTGGCCAAGTTTCCTCGAAGGACGAGTGCTTCGTCTGGCTTTCACAGTCGAGCACAGCAGTCCGAGGAGCAAATGCAGcagcaacagcaacaacaaACGATTGGCCAGAATTCAAACGGAGATCCAGGCTCTGTCCAGGCCGCTGCTACACAAATTGCTGTCAGTAATGGTATTGCGAGTGTAAATAATGCTCCAAACACAGCATCCACATCTACCTCTGCAAGCACCATTGTTGGGCTCCTCCATCAGAATTCAATGAATTCCAGACAGCAAAGTTCTATGAATAACGCAAACAGTCCCTATGGAGGAAGTTCTGTTCAGATTCCATCCCCTGTTTCTGCTAGTGCAATCCCGCAGATGCAACCAAACCCTTCTCCATTCCAGTCACCAACACCCTCATCAAATAATCCTTCACAAACATCTCATGGTGCCAATCACATGAGTACAGCAAATTCACCAGCAAATATATCCGTGCAACAGCCAACCCTATCTGGCGAGGCTGATCCAAGTGATTCCCAGAGCTCTGTCCAGAAACTTATACATGAAATGATGATGTCCAACCAACTTAACGGCCCAGGTAGTATGGTTGGTGCTGGTTCTTTGGGAAACGATGTGAAAAACGTGAATGGGATTTTGTCAACAAGCAACAACACAGGATTGAACGGCATGACTAACAATAGCTCGGGCATTGGGGGTGCTGGATTTGGGAGTATGGGTGGCGGACTTGGTCAGCAGCCTGCCATGGCGAATGGAATAAGAGCAGCAATGGGAAATAATTCTGTTATGAATGGAAGGATCGGAATGGCATCAATGGCTCGAGAACAAAGTATGCATCATCAACAACAGGATCTGGGGAACCAGTTACTTAGTGGGCTTGGAGCGGTGAACGGTTTTAATAATCTTCAATTTGAATGGAAACATTCTCCGTGA